TATGGGACATGGACGAGACTCTCATCTTGCTTAGATCTCTCTTAAACGGGACCTACGCCGAGTCTTTCAACGGCTCTAAAGATGTCAAAAGAGGTGTTGAGATTGGTGAGATGTGGGAGAAACACATACTTAAGATCTGTGACGATTGCTTCTTCTACGAGCAAGTAAGTTAAGTTCCTTTTTTTGATTCCACAAAACTTATTTCAAACCAGACACTAAAACATTAGTACTTGTGATGTAGGTTGAGGATTGTAATGAGGCGTTTATTGATTCGTTGAGGGAGTATGATGATGGGAAGGATCTTTCTAGGTATGACTTCAAGCAAGACGGGTTTACTTCTCCTACTGATGACTTGAACAAGAGGAAACTCGCCTACAGGCATAGAGCCGTTGCGCGTAGATACGAAAAGGTGTTGCTGATGagtttcatttgtttattttgttgcTGCTGATGTTATATGACTCAAGGTGGGAAGCTTCTCTTGTTTTTGTTATTGCAGGGTTTAGCTCCTCTTGTTGACAGTGGAACAATGAGTGTGTTGGATGATTTGTATGAAGTAACAGATGGATACACAGACCGGTGGCTTTCTTCCGGTAACTATAGAATGTTCTACTTCTTGTTGCGTGTATAATGCtcagtatgtttttttttttaattgcagCAAAGGATTTCTTAGAGCAATGTTCAAATGTGAAAGAAGCGTCTAGTGATGGAACAATAGATCAAAGCTCTCAGGATATACATATTCTAGTGACTTCAGGGGCACTCATACCAAGCCTTGTGAAGTGCCTGCTCTTCCGGCTAGATACGTTCTTAAGACATGAAAATGGTAAGCTCGAAGACACTTCCATGCATTTGTTCTGTGTAGAAGGTAACTGCATCATAAACTCTTTTTACCTTTTCCTCAGTGTACAGTTCAATAGATGTGGGGAAGCTACAATGTTTCAAATGGATCAAGGAGCGTTACAACCATCCTAAGTTCAGATTCTGTGCGATTGGTGACGGTTGGGAAGAGTGTGCAGCCGCGCAGACGATGCAATGGCCATTCGTTAAGATTGATTATTTGCAGCCGGATAGCTCCTACAGATTCCCTGGCGTAACGCCAAAGACTGTGAGCTACTACTTTGCTGCTGTATATGGGAACTCTGATGCTGATACCAACAAAGAGTAATCACCAGAAAGCCTTTTCTGTTGTAACATATGCAAGTAACCCAACAAAATCCATTCTGTGTTTCACATGAAAAGTTACCATTGTTTATACATATGATTAAGCTGAGATAAGTCATGCATTTGGTATCTATAAACCAAACGGGTCCTCTTGTTGTTTTATCTTAAAGCTTTTTGTCTTTGGAAGATTTGATTGCTAGTTACTGTATGGTGAGCTATCACAAGTTATTGGAAATTGGGAGTGATACACTGATATAACCTCAAATGTATGTATTACAACTCTCACTACGGTATATACCGTATGTGAGGCCAAAGACTAGAGTAATGTAACTCTTAATCTCCCAAATACAATTCGCTAAAAGGCCCAACCCTTCTCATTACTTAATCCAGCTATTTATATAATATCACTAGACTCTAACGACTTCTCCCGCGTCTTCTAACTGCTTTGGTCCAccttcagcttcttctcttGGTCTGGCTTGTCTCGAATTTATCCATAGCTTTCTCCCTCAATCTCCTTCTCACGTAGCATCTCCAAGGCTTATCGATGTTATCATACATGTACATTCATGAAGTTTGATTTGCAAGGGTGTGTTGCTTCTACTCGTCTCACATGGCTTATTAAAGTATTAGGAGGAGTTCTTAgcatttaaagaaaaataaaaataaatgaaattagaaaaaaaaaagaataaacaaaagtTTTTAGTTATGACTTCTTAAGAAACTATGGgatactaaaataaaacatgtcATTCATATAGATGACTAACTagtttcaagaaaataaaacataaataaataattataatactaatacttttttgttttcagaaatCTTCATGGTTTCTAATGATTGGAGGTGCTCTAAGAAGTTTCTTCGTTACTTGATTGAGGAGATACAATGGACGTCAACATGCATTGTAAAGAACAATTAGATTGAAACATTTAGAGAAGATTACgagttttgttgttttgatgGATTAGGATTTGATTAAGATGCTAATAACTATGATAAAGTACTGATATAAACACTTTGATTATTAGAAATATAGTTATCTTACAAGGATTTTAAAACAGCTCTTTTAAGAGATAAGAgagaagaaatataaaatacaagGGAAAAATATCCTAtatattgatatggaagatgtcgtCATATTCTGAATTTGGATAACTATGAACCAACAAAAACGGGTTTCTCTGAAAAAAATCTCTTGTTGCAACTACCTGCATCAAAGTaacgaatttttaaaataacaatttgtCAACTGGTAGGCGCTAGCGCTACTATAGCCATGTTCGGCAAGGAGCCGCTTCAGCAGCCAACTGAATTGGTTGTTACGGTTGCTTTTATGGTTGCTGCGTTTAATTTTTCCGGCATTGTTGATTTGCTCTCCACATATTTGGGTATAATTTTGGACGCTAGTTGCTAATGCTGCTCCTTAAAAGAACAAGGCTTATGTCAAATCTAATCTTAGCTTAATAAGAGAAGAAGTAGgcattacatttatttaaatgaacaaaaaaatattagcgGTCAAACGTTTTGGTGTGATAGTTTTGATCATTAATGTTTTACTAATAagtattatgtatttaattagCAAGTACTCTTTTACAACTTTATGGACTTTACATAAAGAAGGATTGATTAGCTTGTTTTAGAATTCTTATATTCTTGATAATAACAGCATTTTTTGTTAAAGTTAATTAGACACACAAAATCCTGTGAAGAAAGGACAAGGATCCGTGGTACTTGGTAAAAATCATGGCTGTCCTTACTTTAACCAcactttgtatttttatatcaaCACTTTCATCTTTAGATTCTAGATAAGTATCTTCATGGCTACGGTATATTATTTTGAGATTATGCAGGCAAGCTATTTCATTAGAAATTCATTGGGAAAGTCTTAAcaattgtgtttttctttgcaATATAGAATTATATTTCATTGTGAAAGGTTGAATGAAaaccaagaaagaaagaaaagttattcaaattattatttcaaCCGATTATAGTGGAACCATCAGCAGTATAAAAGAAtaaattagtcaaaaaaaaatcccatCAGCGGTATATATAAGTAATAACATTGTAAAAGTTTTTTGCAGATTTATAGATATTACAAGATGAAATCTTATACTAACTTTCGGATATATAAGTACAAGAGGAAAATAggaaaaacatatattaaaaatgttttagttCGCAATCACAGTAAATTAGcactatatatattaagtttagaATCCATAATCGTGTTGGTTTTAATCGATGAAACAGTATGTTAgtaatgttttgtttattccAAGCTATAAACGATATTATATTCGAGATAAATTATGTAATGATTGTAAATCAATACTAAATGTTTTGTGATGAACATTTTCGGCTACTTTGCTTTAGATAATTGCGTGTGTGACAGCTTAGCTAGCATCAAATGGGTTGGACAATTAAAGATATGATTGGAATGGAATGGTcagattaataatttaattttcttaattagCACTCCACTTGCACTTTTCTTTGTAGTGTTTTACTAGTATTACTTTAATCTTCTTTGTCGTTTAGTATTTCTTGTCACTTAGTACCTTTTGATACACATGCTGGTGACCTCAAACTTTGAAAAGGCGGAAATTCATTCAGTCATGTGTATTTGGAAAAACCCTAGCGAGCTAAAtgattgttaatttttttagtaaaaaaatattgtttgatTGTTATTTTTTCCCTTTGATTTTGCATTATATTTATACAGTATCTTTTATCATTTTtactcaaaaatatattgtaaaacaTTGGAATATATTGATTCAGTGATATATATTGCTACAGGATGTTTGCCGCTGCCAAAGATAGCAACTCGGATTTGAGCCTTTGAGGGTTACAAtaaagtatgttttttttttgactaaagacAATAAAGTATGTTTCTTCCTGTTTTAGTGATTTTGGCTATAAAATTGTAATGATAAACAGtaagaaattataatataagaGAAAAAGTGTGTATGATAGTCccataattaattaaaaaaatgagtTAGGATAAGTTGTTACTGGCTTGATTTGCATTAATGTATGAAAATCTTAACCGTTAATCCCGTTGAATGTGGTATCACAAAACAAATAATGtgaaatttttatatagtaTCTAATAAAAACAGAGAACTCGAAGCATTACATATGGATACAAAATAACTgagaaaaataaacaacaaatcGATTATATATAGATGCTAGTATTAATTCGAATGTAGTTTTAGAAACTTGAAAAATAAATCGGCAACCTAAgtgaaaactaaaaacaaaacatgtaaCGAAGGATCAATACACGAACAATTGTTATGTAAGAAAAAATTACAATTCCATAAATTCCGTGaaaataaaagagtaaaaaaaaacaaatagaagtttttttaaaaaacagaagCTAAAACGGAGCCCTACCGGCGCCGGCAGAATTCCCCGGCCAATGTTCACCTACCATATGAGGCAAACTCATCGGTAAACTGAAGAACGGCAAGCCACCGCCACCCCCGGTAGCTTCCGAGTACATATTACCTCCGCCTCCACCGCCGCTTTGGACTTGTAACTGCTCCTCATGCTCGTCCAAAGGCAACCTTTCGTAAGCCACGTTCGTAAAAGATGCCGCCATGACCATCACCGGCCCCGCCGCCATCAACTCTCCAACAACGTTACCTCCGACGACCTGTCCCTGAGCTCCAGCGATTAATATCGTCAAACTCGTAGCTCCTGGAGGAGCAGGCGGCGGAAGGAAAGATCCAGAGAGAGAAAGAATCTCGAAAGTGCCTCGCAAAGTCACAACAGCTCCGACCGCTGTCGGCTGACGGATGCTCACGTTAGTGACGGTTCCGGTTCCGGACATAACACAGATCCCTCGCTGTCTCCGCCGCGCGTAAGTGGAGATGCACTCGAAAACGTCGAAGCCACTTCCGACTTCGAGAATGTGAGCCCTAAGAGTGTTTGCGCTCTCGCGCGTGACGATGGTCGGAGGTTTCGGTTTGTTCTTTGATCCAGCTGGTCGGCCACGCGGCCGACGCATAACGAGGTCGCCGCTTCCTCCTCCGCCACCACCTAGTCCAGAGTTGTCATTAGATACTATTAAATCTAAACCTTGATGCTGGTGGTTTCCTCC
This genomic stretch from Raphanus sativus cultivar WK10039 chromosome 3, ASM80110v3, whole genome shotgun sequence harbors:
- the LOC130509512 gene encoding eyes absent homolog — translated: MNANTSQNLEALASDGGGPVNVYIWDMDETLILLRSLLNGTYAESFNGSKDVKRGVEIGEMWEKHILKICDDCFFYEQVEDCNEAFIDSLREYDDGKDLSRYDFKQDGFTSPTDDLNKRKLAYRHRAVARRYEKGLAPLVDSGTMSVLDDLYEVTDGYTDRWLSSAKDFLEQCSNVKEASSDGTIDQSSQDIHILVTSGALIPSLVKCLLFRLDTFLRHENVYSSIDVGKLQCFKWIKERYNHPKFRFCAIGDGWEECAAAQTMQWPFVKIDYLQPDSSYRFPGVTPKTVSYYFAAVYGNSDADTNKE
- the LOC108830423 gene encoding AT-hook motif nuclear-localized protein 21-like, producing MAGLDLGSTSRYVHNVGQFSTDNHHEDDGGAGGNHQHQGLDLIVSNDNSGLGGGGGGSGDLVMRRPRGRPAGSKNKPKPPTIVTRESANTLRAHILEVGSGFDVFECISTYARRRQRGICVMSGTGTVTNVSIRQPTAVGAVVTLRGTFEILSLSGSFLPPPAPPGATSLTILIAGAQGQVVGGNVVGELMAAGPVMVMAASFTNVAYERLPLDEHEEQLQVQSGGGGGGNMYSEATGGGGGLPFFSLPMSLPHMVGEHWPGNSAGAGRAPF